In a single window of the Acetivibrio clariflavus DSM 19732 genome:
- a CDS encoding PQQ-binding-like beta-propeller repeat protein, giving the protein MKNENSKIEIIARKCYNNIWFCVIFPINQILSMKKLRGVIKILKNSCLIKLLLALVLILNITACNNGKDSDSSSIKPSPSSVKFCDQAEDFLICLSIYGDLQCFDINNQKILWNQKYSIYSKNIRRLIFDDKLILAIGNELIHIDLKSGKTLSEKSLKGGIAWIIKDDNKRFIVVGTEEDLIYCFDGENNRKLWSKKIDNGAFISPVILGNSLVFQWHFNGPHYVQGAIEHKIYSLDINNGKKNWEYESKARLLPGIFTSQKGIIFSDVEGTITYMKAEDGNILWKCDTNENQRDIYFDMAVYGNTLAFFHTEGKVYFLDEDTGNIVYKDTIGKTFSNVKIYDENSIYVCEYKVISSYSLKEKRTLNSLDLTPYVHYVELSDNSIYVKEQDRKIHALEMENFKEQWIYEGRLIESELFISGNYLIFVSSKEDNTNEFVMLDRATGKEVKVIS; this is encoded by the coding sequence TTGAAGAATGAAAATAGTAAAATTGAAATTATTGCAAGGAAATGTTATAATAATATTTGGTTTTGTGTGATATTTCCCATAAATCAAATACTCTCCATGAAAAAATTAAGGGGGGTTATTAAAATATTAAAAAATAGTTGTTTAATTAAATTATTATTAGCTTTAGTATTAATTTTAAATATTACAGCATGCAATAATGGAAAAGATTCTGACAGTTCAAGCATTAAGCCTAGCCCTAGTTCCGTAAAGTTTTGCGATCAAGCTGAAGACTTTCTGATTTGTTTGTCTATTTACGGGGATCTGCAATGTTTTGATATTAACAATCAAAAGATACTATGGAATCAAAAATATTCCATTTATAGTAAGAATATTAGAAGACTCATATTTGATGATAAGCTAATTTTAGCAATCGGAAATGAATTGATACATATAGATCTGAAGAGTGGAAAAACACTTTCAGAGAAATCACTAAAGGGCGGTATTGCTTGGATAATAAAGGACGATAATAAAAGATTCATAGTAGTTGGAACGGAAGAAGATTTGATTTATTGTTTTGATGGGGAGAACAACAGAAAGTTATGGTCTAAAAAAATTGACAACGGTGCATTTATCTCTCCTGTTATATTAGGCAATTCTCTTGTTTTTCAATGGCATTTTAATGGTCCGCATTATGTTCAGGGTGCAATTGAACATAAAATTTACTCTTTAGATATTAATAATGGCAAAAAGAATTGGGAGTATGAATCAAAAGCAAGATTGCTTCCTGGAATTTTTACTTCTCAAAAAGGCATTATATTTAGTGATGTTGAAGGTACAATCACATATATGAAGGCAGAGGATGGAAATATACTTTGGAAATGTGATACAAATGAAAATCAGAGGGATATTTATTTTGATATGGCAGTTTACGGCAATACATTGGCTTTTTTTCACACGGAAGGGAAAGTGTATTTTTTGGATGAAGATACAGGAAATATAGTTTATAAGGATACTATTGGTAAAACTTTTAGTAACGTAAAAATATATGATGAGAATTCAATATATGTGTGCGAGTATAAAGTCATTAGTTCATATAGTTTGAAGGAAAAGAGAACATTGAATTCTTTAGATTTAACTCCATATGTTCATTATGTAGAATTATCTGACAATTCTATTTATGTTAAAGAGCAAGACCGCAAAATACATGCATTGGAAATGGAGAATTTTAAAGAGCAGTGGATTTATGAGGGAAGATTAATTGAATCTGAGTTATTTATTTCAGGCAATTATTTAATCTTTGTTTCCTCAAAAGAAGACAACACAAATGAGTTTGTCATGCTTGACCGGGCTACTGGAAAGGAGGTTAAAGTTATCAGTTAG
- a CDS encoding sensor domain-containing diguanylate cyclase, whose protein sequence is MRSILKSSQAISSEIKRDKLLTILISTMIENAGAERGCLLLHNEADDQFYIEAVQCDNASQLNVAHSHPFTESRDLCVEIVQYVIRTKETIVIHNACKDDNWQNNPYIAKKRIKSVLCIPVIYQNRLKGVVYLENNLSDNVFTSERLETLQILSSQASISIENARLYENMEEKVRERTMQLNAANEKLKELSLRDPLTNLHNRRYAFEFANDKIAQFIKNKTPLMNNNEKRQLSVQGTVVGVILIDIDHFKQVNDVYGHSAGDTVLVTISNILKGMIRSEDLLVRWGGEEFLIILYNTKPDYLRIFSKKVLEKIRETPIKISENQVIYKTCSLGYSEMPLLLNNPGLFNLEHMINLSDYAMYRAKENGRNCAAQFKLVQQEGKGEEIKNYLVNLSKCDKVNEEYFNIEFI, encoded by the coding sequence ATGCGTTCAATTTTGAAATCATCCCAGGCAATTTCAAGTGAAATCAAGAGAGACAAGCTGTTAACTATATTGATAAGTACGATGATTGAAAATGCCGGAGCCGAACGGGGATGTTTATTATTGCATAACGAAGCAGACGATCAGTTCTATATTGAAGCTGTACAATGCGATAATGCCAGTCAGTTAAACGTTGCTCACTCCCATCCTTTTACCGAAAGCAGGGATTTATGTGTAGAAATTGTGCAATATGTTATACGAACCAAGGAAACTATAGTTATTCATAACGCTTGTAAAGACGATAACTGGCAGAATAATCCGTATATTGCAAAAAAACGGATCAAATCGGTTTTATGTATACCTGTTATTTATCAGAATCGTCTAAAGGGTGTGGTTTATCTGGAGAATAACCTTTCGGACAATGTGTTTACGTCAGAAAGGTTGGAAACATTGCAAATTCTGTCTTCCCAGGCTTCAATATCCATTGAAAATGCCAGACTTTACGAAAATATGGAAGAAAAAGTAAGAGAAAGAACGATGCAATTGAATGCCGCTAACGAGAAGCTGAAGGAGCTGTCATTACGTGATCCGCTGACCAATTTGCATAATAGAAGATATGCTTTTGAGTTTGCAAATGATAAAATTGCTCAATTTATTAAAAACAAAACACCATTAATGAATAATAATGAAAAAAGGCAACTGTCGGTGCAAGGAACTGTTGTTGGGGTAATTTTAATTGATATCGACCATTTCAAGCAAGTAAATGATGTTTATGGCCACTCGGCAGGAGATACCGTGTTGGTTACCATATCAAATATCCTAAAAGGTATGATAAGATCTGAGGATTTGTTAGTGCGATGGGGCGGCGAAGAATTCCTGATAATTCTATACAATACAAAACCTGACTATTTGAGGATTTTCTCGAAAAAAGTTCTTGAGAAGATCAGGGAGACACCGATAAAAATATCTGAAAACCAAGTCATATATAAGACTTGTTCTCTAGGATATTCAGAGATGCCGTTACTATTGAACAATCCCGGTCTTTTTAACCTCGAGCATATGATAAACTTGAGTGACTATGCAATGTACCGTGCTAAAGAAAACGGAAGAAACTGTGCGGCTCAATTTAAATTAGTTCAACAGGAAGGAAAAGGCGAGGAAATCAAGAATTACCTGGTTAATTTGTCAAAGTGCGATAAAGTTAATGAAGAGTATTTTAATATAGAATTCATATAG
- a CDS encoding S-layer homology domain-containing protein — MLAIFMALVLLMQIAFTNVCFAASTSNTITVKGRLTYKYKNSMSDTEKTAPLKNFTVILYDKDIFSSEKLGETKTDSNGNFVFKSINTDDGWLGGGVDLYFVVKAEDEFSYVVERSLSNKVLDYTSDQVDNVTTDYDFGEVNIGLNAPFHIVNTIRKAAEVWMAGKPDFDCKPPKVKVVWKDDSYSGGTRCGKDTMYIQSIKTDTDEWDQTVIWHEYGHFLMSNFAEQPKGAGGSHNAIGVYNKGLAYSEGWATYFGQYVDGTPNYRDSNASGGIYNEIETPNPDVPNEGNEYANAATLWDITDTVNESHDKLSESFTLVQNVFHEKVASTGKYNQGLSDFWTNWFAKGYAKGKEYEIWSIFNRHGMQFDNEPPKVSFKKLPSELITKDTEVEVNATDNIRVEKVEFYVDGVLKSTCTAPPYKFVIKKGEYPKGKHILQAKAYDPAGLYQTATTGGFQEADIVSDVKVTKPVYSNLTGMDFLTNTILQQIREAFGVAYQPFIVDDGEEAIAVTTKHWDDIGSILKGMGKSFIEINDASLVTYDDIKIYDSIFLNCNSGAISYAGRAASSIERFVREGGTVYASDRAYAYIDKAFPGYIKFPYSPYIGRAQKVNATITDKGLASYLGNENIKINYDLSGWVVIESVSPDVTTHVTGDYYNDFGILIKGAPLLVSFPYGKGKVIYTTFHNERQITDEVAKILEYLVLKVTHNIPENNVIDIINKFDYLPMSIMFSTLSQGEESEMYKFNCKPGYDYLLTMDSYGGDYDIELYKPDGTLYSIIQNPMLSNGIYIMNPEAGEWGYKVLAKEVYFDDAAFVVGIGESLRTPSITNLEEFTNKPFVDIEGVAPGYSKIELVVKNGENSDRYNTSVNDSVFNFSDVMLYEGTNELTVCGSVYRESVINSVYGNPDLKIREYIIECDFTEPIIEFDYEYDEIVYVDEIEISGSVSEECSVIINGQEAELVYGKIGTNPHFDLTVNLSKGENVFTIKAVDKAGNESVTTLSIYRDENISNETNPPKVVSINLSEEQIVSDDYVIEIVAEDESDYVIRAAIDEIEVDAKDGNRFTLENQKEGKHLFSYAVIDRWDNMTTGEVTFYISKGSSTPASPSTPKSKSTTSKEKTPIPTPTPTYTPTPTPTPTPTTDIPATEKEQIKEPNDEIPTGFIFSDAINHWAKDYIYSLHSKGIINGYPDGTVKPDNEITRAEVAVILAKAIGIDLKNSTKADFKDFDEIPEFAVQSVNALYEKGIFIGYEDGSFRPYNKITRAELITAVSKAYKIEPVGSTTNDFADFEVIPQWALGYINAAVEKGIIKGYPDLTFRPQSNIKRSEVFAVIYNCISWYDKQSKN; from the coding sequence ATGCTTGCCATTTTCATGGCTTTAGTTCTTCTTATGCAAATTGCATTTACCAATGTTTGCTTTGCTGCATCAACATCTAATACTATAACAGTCAAAGGACGTTTAACCTACAAATATAAGAATTCTATGTCGGATACTGAAAAAACAGCTCCATTGAAAAATTTTACTGTGATACTGTATGATAAGGATATTTTTAGCAGTGAAAAACTTGGGGAAACAAAAACCGACAGTAACGGTAATTTTGTTTTTAAATCGATTAATACTGATGATGGATGGCTTGGAGGTGGAGTAGATTTATATTTTGTTGTTAAAGCTGAGGATGAATTTTCCTATGTAGTTGAAAGAAGTTTATCTAATAAAGTCTTAGATTATACGTCAGATCAGGTGGACAATGTTACAACGGACTATGATTTCGGAGAAGTTAATATAGGACTGAATGCACCTTTTCATATTGTAAATACTATTCGCAAAGCAGCTGAGGTATGGATGGCGGGTAAACCTGATTTTGACTGTAAACCTCCAAAGGTTAAAGTTGTATGGAAAGATGATTCTTATAGTGGAGGAACACGCTGTGGAAAGGATACTATGTATATACAGTCAATTAAAACTGATACCGACGAGTGGGACCAAACTGTAATTTGGCATGAATACGGACACTTTTTAATGAGCAATTTTGCAGAACAGCCTAAAGGAGCCGGTGGAAGTCATAACGCTATCGGGGTTTATAATAAAGGTTTGGCATATTCAGAAGGATGGGCAACATATTTCGGACAATATGTTGACGGAACTCCCAATTACAGGGATTCCAATGCTAGTGGGGGAATTTATAATGAGATAGAGACACCGAATCCAGATGTTCCGAATGAAGGTAATGAATATGCGAATGCGGCGACTTTATGGGATATAACGGATACGGTTAATGAAAGCCATGACAAATTAAGTGAGAGCTTTACACTTGTACAGAATGTATTTCACGAAAAAGTAGCATCTACAGGTAAATACAATCAAGGTCTTAGTGATTTTTGGACAAATTGGTTTGCCAAGGGGTACGCTAAGGGAAAAGAATATGAAATATGGAGCATTTTTAATCGTCACGGAATGCAGTTTGACAATGAACCGCCAAAGGTATCGTTTAAGAAACTTCCCAGTGAATTAATTACTAAGGACACTGAGGTTGAAGTTAATGCCACAGATAATATCAGGGTTGAAAAAGTGGAATTTTATGTTGACGGAGTATTAAAATCAACTTGTACTGCACCACCGTACAAATTTGTTATAAAAAAGGGAGAATACCCTAAAGGTAAACATATACTTCAAGCAAAGGCATATGATCCGGCAGGTCTTTATCAGACAGCTACAACTGGTGGATTCCAAGAGGCTGATATAGTATCTGATGTAAAAGTGACAAAACCGGTTTATAGCAATTTAACGGGCATGGATTTTTTAACTAATACAATACTGCAGCAAATCAGAGAAGCCTTTGGTGTGGCATATCAGCCGTTTATAGTAGATGATGGTGAAGAAGCAATAGCAGTTACAACAAAACATTGGGATGATATAGGTAGTATTCTTAAAGGAATGGGTAAGAGCTTTATTGAAATAAATGATGCTTCACTGGTGACCTATGACGACATAAAAATCTATGATTCTATTTTCTTGAACTGTAATTCCGGAGCAATCAGCTATGCAGGAAGAGCGGCATCTTCTATTGAAAGATTTGTTAGAGAAGGTGGGACAGTTTATGCCTCGGATCGTGCATATGCTTATATTGATAAAGCTTTTCCCGGGTACATAAAGTTTCCGTATAGTCCGTATATAGGAAGAGCTCAAAAAGTGAATGCAACAATCACGGATAAGGGATTAGCCAGTTATCTTGGGAACGAAAATATTAAAATAAATTACGATTTGAGCGGTTGGGTTGTTATTGAATCGGTAAGTCCCGATGTTACAACTCATGTGACAGGAGATTATTATAACGATTTTGGTATTTTGATAAAGGGAGCACCTTTATTGGTTTCTTTTCCTTATGGAAAGGGAAAGGTTATCTATACTACTTTCCATAATGAAAGGCAAATAACTGACGAAGTGGCAAAGATACTTGAGTATTTGGTTCTTAAAGTTACTCATAACATTCCGGAGAACAATGTAATAGATATAATCAATAAGTTTGATTATTTACCGATGAGTATTATGTTTTCAACACTTAGTCAAGGTGAAGAGTCAGAGATGTACAAGTTTAACTGCAAGCCTGGTTATGACTATCTTTTGACGATGGATAGCTATGGCGGAGATTATGATATAGAATTGTACAAACCGGATGGTACTTTATATTCCATTATACAGAACCCTATGCTATCCAACGGAATATATATTATGAATCCTGAAGCTGGAGAATGGGGATATAAAGTATTGGCAAAAGAGGTATATTTTGATGATGCGGCTTTTGTGGTGGGAATAGGAGAAAGCTTAAGAACACCAAGTATTACAAATCTGGAAGAGTTTACAAATAAACCTTTTGTTGATATAGAAGGTGTAGCACCGGGATATTCGAAAATTGAACTGGTAGTGAAAAATGGGGAGAATTCCGACCGCTACAATACAAGTGTCAATGACAGTGTATTTAATTTTTCCGATGTAATGCTTTATGAAGGAACAAATGAACTTACTGTATGCGGCAGTGTATATCGAGAAAGTGTCATTAATAGTGTTTATGGCAATCCGGACTTAAAAATACGGGAGTATATTATAGAATGCGATTTTACAGAACCCATAATAGAATTTGATTATGAATATGATGAAATTGTATATGTTGATGAGATTGAAATATCAGGCTCGGTGTCTGAGGAATGCAGTGTAATAATTAACGGTCAAGAGGCAGAGTTGGTTTATGGCAAAATAGGCACCAATCCGCATTTTGATTTGACAGTAAATCTTAGTAAAGGTGAAAATGTCTTTACAATAAAGGCTGTTGATAAAGCAGGTAATGAATCAGTAACTACTTTGAGCATTTATAGGGATGAAAATATATCCAATGAAACCAATCCACCTAAAGTTGTAAGTATTAATTTGTCAGAGGAACAGATCGTGTCCGATGATTATGTCATAGAGATCGTTGCTGAAGATGAGAGTGACTATGTTATAAGAGCAGCAATTGATGAAATTGAGGTGGATGCAAAAGATGGAAATAGATTTACATTGGAAAATCAAAAAGAAGGTAAACATCTGTTCAGTTATGCTGTTATTGATAGATGGGACAATATGACAACCGGTGAGGTGACTTTTTACATCTCAAAGGGTAGTTCCACACCTGCGAGTCCCTCAACACCAAAATCCAAATCTACAACTTCGAAAGAAAAAACACCAATACCGACACCTACACCAACATATACACCAACACCAACACCTACACCAACGCCTACAACGGATATACCTGCTACAGAAAAAGAACAAATAAAAGAACCGAACGATGAAATTCCTACTGGGTTTATCTTTAGTGATGCTATAAATCATTGGGCAAAAGACTATATATATAGTCTCCACTCAAAAGGGATAATTAACGGATATCCCGATGGCACAGTTAAGCCGGATAATGAAATTACTCGTGCAGAAGTGGCAGTAATTTTGGCTAAAGCTATAGGAATTGATTTAAAAAATTCTACGAAGGCAGATTTTAAGGATTTTGATGAAATACCTGAGTTTGCAGTTCAGTCAGTGAATGCTTTATATGAAAAAGGAATTTTCATTGGATATGAAGATGGGAGCTTTCGTCCATATAATAAAATAACTAGAGCTGAATTAATTACTGCAGTTTCAAAAGCATATAAAATTGAGCCTGTTGGTTCAACTACAAATGACTTTGCAGATTTTGAAGTAATACCGCAATGGGCATTAGGTTATATTAATGCTGCCGTTGAGAAAGGAATTATTAAAGGTTATCCGGATTTAACTTTCAGACCGCAAAGTAATATCAAGCGCAGTGAAGTATTTGCGGTTATATACAATTGCATATCTTGGTATGATAAACAAAGTAAAAATTAA
- a CDS encoding helicase HerA-like domain-containing protein, translating into MYCDNKIWIAKGENPVYLLPDKANRHGLIAGATGTGKTVTLKVLAESFSDCGVPVFLADVKGDLAGLAVQGSEDPKIRERVAELGIEGFKYSAYPVRFWDIYGECGIPVRTTVSEMGALMLARLLGLNETQTGVLSIIFRIADDKGLLLIDMKDLRAMVQYVGEHAKEFTLEYGSISTQSVGAILRSLVALEDQGGNLFFGEPDLDVNDWIQTAPDGRGYINILHSVKLIHSPVLYSTFLLWMLSELFETLPEVGDADKPKIVFFFDEAHLLFKDAPKVLLQKIEQVVRLIRSKGVGIYFVTQNPSDLPDEILGQLGNRIQHALRAFTPSDQKYVKAAAQTFRANPKFNVESVISELSIGEALISCLDETGSPSIVERAFVLPPQSHIGTIDEAVRRQIILSCPMREKYAQMIDNESAYEILKDREKKQQLDTKLNNQGQKEQYNSARRVNSSSSAKRVSSGRKKTGKSFIEKAANSAANTIGREIGRTLIRGILGSLRK; encoded by the coding sequence ATGTACTGTGATAATAAAATTTGGATTGCTAAAGGAGAAAATCCCGTTTATCTTCTACCAGACAAGGCCAATAGGCATGGACTTATAGCAGGTGCTACCGGGACGGGCAAAACAGTGACTTTGAAAGTTTTAGCCGAGTCTTTCAGTGATTGTGGTGTTCCTGTTTTCCTTGCCGATGTAAAAGGTGACCTTGCAGGGTTGGCAGTGCAGGGAAGTGAGGATCCCAAAATTCGGGAGAGAGTCGCAGAGCTTGGGATTGAAGGCTTTAAATACAGTGCTTATCCGGTGCGTTTCTGGGATATATACGGCGAATGCGGAATTCCGGTGAGGACTACTGTTTCGGAAATGGGTGCATTAATGCTGGCAAGGCTGCTTGGACTGAATGAGACTCAAACCGGCGTGCTAAGCATAATATTCCGCATTGCAGACGATAAGGGATTATTGCTGATAGATATGAAGGACCTTCGTGCAATGGTACAATATGTGGGTGAACATGCCAAGGAATTTACCCTGGAGTACGGAAGCATTTCAACCCAAAGTGTGGGAGCGATTTTAAGAAGTCTTGTTGCTTTGGAGGATCAGGGAGGAAATCTCTTTTTCGGAGAACCGGACCTTGATGTTAACGACTGGATTCAGACTGCTCCTGACGGACGCGGATATATAAATATACTGCACAGCGTTAAATTGATTCATTCACCGGTGCTTTACTCCACTTTCCTTCTGTGGATGCTTTCAGAATTGTTTGAAACCCTTCCGGAAGTTGGGGATGCTGATAAACCTAAAATTGTATTTTTCTTTGACGAGGCACATTTACTGTTTAAAGATGCACCAAAAGTGCTTCTTCAAAAGATAGAGCAAGTAGTAAGATTGATTCGCTCAAAAGGAGTAGGTATATATTTTGTTACACAGAATCCGTCAGATTTACCCGATGAGATATTAGGACAGTTGGGTAACCGTATCCAGCACGCACTTCGTGCTTTTACCCCTTCCGACCAAAAATATGTTAAGGCTGCAGCACAGACTTTCCGGGCAAATCCTAAATTTAACGTGGAAAGTGTTATTTCGGAGCTTTCAATTGGTGAAGCGCTGATTTCATGCCTGGATGAGACCGGAAGTCCGAGTATAGTTGAACGTGCTTTTGTCTTACCGCCTCAAAGCCATATAGGTACTATTGATGAGGCAGTAAGAAGGCAGATAATTTTATCTTGTCCTATGAGGGAAAAATATGCACAGATGATAGATAACGAGTCGGCATATGAAATACTTAAGGATAGAGAAAAAAAGCAGCAGCTTGATACTAAGCTGAATAATCAGGGGCAAAAGGAACAGTATAATTCTGCAAGGCGTGTTAACAGCAGCAGTTCTGCCAAAAGGGTGTCTTCCGGCAGAAAGAAAACAGGTAAATCTTTTATTGAAAAGGCTGCCAATTCTGCTGCAAATACAATAGGAAGAGAGATTGGCAGAACTTTAATCCGTGGAATTTTAGGTTCACTGAGAAAATAG
- a CDS encoding cyclase family protein: MKIKRIIDISGTISDRTTLWPGDEGVTLDRIQNIESGDSCNLSVLRMGTHTSTHVDAPLHFVAGGADTASVNLNKFIGFAKVFNLSTQDCIKASDLYPLNINVGDIVLFKTKNSFLDMNGLFHKGFVYLDESAARFLADKKVATVGIDYLSVESFYADNAVTHKLLLQNEIGIIEGLRLKDVQEGEYFLSCVPLKIEGADGSPVRAVLVEFD; this comes from the coding sequence ATGAAAATAAAAAGAATTATTGATATATCCGGTACAATTAGTGATAGAACTACTCTATGGCCTGGAGATGAAGGGGTTACCCTTGACAGGATTCAAAATATCGAAAGTGGAGATTCTTGTAACTTATCGGTTCTGCGTATGGGTACACACACATCCACACATGTGGATGCTCCCCTTCATTTTGTGGCAGGAGGTGCAGATACAGCTTCTGTAAATCTGAATAAGTTTATCGGTTTTGCAAAGGTTTTTAACCTAAGTACGCAAGACTGTATTAAAGCTTCCGATTTGTACCCATTGAATATAAACGTTGGGGATATAGTATTATTTAAGACAAAAAACAGTTTTTTAGATATGAACGGTTTGTTCCATAAGGGGTTTGTATATCTCGATGAATCGGCTGCGAGGTTTCTTGCGGATAAGAAAGTAGCTACTGTGGGTATTGACTACCTGTCTGTGGAAAGTTTTTATGCCGATAATGCTGTAACTCATAAGCTGCTGCTGCAAAATGAAATAGGTATAATTGAAGGCCTGCGGCTTAAAGATGTGCAGGAAGGCGAATACTTTCTATCCTGTGTACCGTTGAAAATAGAAGGTGCAGATGGCTCACCCGTAAGAGCCGTACTTGTGGAATTTGACTGA
- a CDS encoding FmdB family zinc ribbon protein — MPFYDLKCEKCSHEFNIMAKISERTEKLIKCPKCGSNELSSVFKNINIIKSRSSDTSDCPNIHRCGGCCQH; from the coding sequence ATGCCATTTTATGATTTAAAATGCGAAAAATGTTCCCATGAGTTTAATATTATGGCTAAAATAAGCGAAAGAACCGAAAAGCTGATTAAGTGTCCCAAATGCGGAAGCAACGAGTTAAGTTCGGTATTTAAAAATATAAACATAATAAAGTCCAGAAGTTCCGACACTTCTGACTGTCCTAACATTCACAGGTGCGGTGGGTGTTGTCAACATTAA
- a CDS encoding D-alanine--D-alanine ligase, giving the protein MSEKKRVMVIFGGQSTEHEVSRLSATSIINNIDKNKFDVVMVGITKEGRWLPYNGPVEKIASGEWEEIAINGLIESMPKSENIINAIVSRRASSEALTNSDERRTVDVVFPVLHGCKGEDGTIQGLFEMAGVPYVGCGVLGSALGMDKIFAKIMFEKAGIPQADYLYFTRKEIKEDVNSAANAIEQKFKYPVFIKPSNAGSSVGVSKAHNRKELIEALNLAAKYDRKILVEEFINGREVECAVLGNDNPIASTVGEIIPSNEFYDYNAKYIDGKSKTVIPANLPAETISKIRQYAVKAFKILDCSGLSRVDFFVHKESGEVYINEINTMPGFTDISMYPMLWEASGISYSELIERLIDLAIERYNDNIAVL; this is encoded by the coding sequence ATGAGCGAGAAAAAAAGGGTAATGGTTATTTTCGGTGGACAGTCAACAGAGCATGAAGTATCAAGACTTTCAGCTACATCAATAATAAATAATATTGATAAGAACAAATTTGATGTAGTTATGGTGGGAATTACTAAAGAAGGAAGATGGCTTCCCTATAATGGGCCTGTGGAAAAGATTGCTTCCGGCGAATGGGAAGAAATAGCCATAAACGGGCTTATCGAAAGTATGCCTAAGAGTGAAAATATAATAAATGCAATAGTAAGTAGAAGAGCTTCATCGGAAGCGTTGACAAATAGTGATGAAAGAAGAACTGTTGATGTAGTTTTTCCGGTTCTTCACGGATGCAAGGGCGAAGACGGTACAATTCAGGGACTTTTTGAAATGGCAGGAGTACCCTATGTTGGCTGTGGAGTGCTGGGTTCAGCCCTTGGAATGGATAAGATATTTGCCAAGATTATGTTCGAAAAGGCAGGAATACCTCAGGCGGATTATTTGTATTTTACAAGAAAAGAAATAAAAGAAGATGTTAACAGTGCTGCAAATGCCATTGAGCAAAAGTTTAAATACCCGGTATTTATTAAGCCGTCAAATGCGGGTTCGTCAGTAGGCGTATCAAAAGCTCATAACAGGAAAGAATTAATAGAAGCACTGAATTTGGCAGCTAAATATGACAGGAAAATATTGGTTGAAGAATTTATCAACGGCAGAGAAGTGGAATGTGCGGTTTTAGGTAATGACAATCCTATTGCATCTACCGTTGGAGAAATTATCCCAAGTAATGAGTTTTATGACTATAATGCCAAGTATATTGACGGAAAGTCCAAAACCGTTATACCTGCTAATCTGCCTGCAGAGACTATATCAAAAATCAGGCAGTATGCTGTAAAAGCCTTTAAGATATTGGATTGCTCCGGACTTTCAAGGGTGGATTTTTTTGTTCACAAAGAAAGCGGAGAAGTTTACATCAATGAAATAAATACAATGCCGGGATTTACAGATATAAGTATGTATCCAATGCTGTGGGAGGCTTCAGGAATTTCTTACAGTGAACTTATTGAAAGGTTGATTGATTTGGCAATTGAAAGGTATAATGATAATATTGCTGTTTTATAG